A genomic window from Chitinivorax sp. B includes:
- a CDS encoding MAPEG family protein yields the protein MLLSDNLSLDLIVGQAVTIAHWCILITAFMPIFWVGLAKGQRTYNNRAPRVYLDQLEGWRQRAVWAQQNSWEALALFAPAVLVAQQAHASQDRVDTLAVAFLMLRLIYGICYLADWQAMRSLVWFGGIGCTVAIFVAGA from the coding sequence TTGTTATTGTCCGACAATCTATCGCTTGATTTGATTGTGGGGCAGGCTGTGACAATTGCACACTGGTGTATCCTGATTACGGCATTCATGCCGATTTTTTGGGTTGGTTTGGCCAAAGGGCAGCGTACCTATAACAATCGAGCCCCGCGGGTGTATCTGGATCAGCTGGAAGGCTGGCGCCAACGGGCGGTCTGGGCGCAGCAGAATTCATGGGAGGCGCTGGCATTGTTTGCACCTGCCGTGCTGGTGGCGCAACAGGCGCATGCCTCGCAGGATCGGGTGGATACCCTGGCCGTGGCATTTTTGATGCTACGGCTGATATACGGTATTTGCTATTTGGCTGACTGGCAGGCAATGCGGTCGCTGGTCTGGTTTGGTGGGATTGGCTGTACCGTGGCAATATTTGTTGCCGGTGCCTGA
- the lexA gene encoding transcriptional repressor LexA → MERLTARQQVVLDFIRDYIRENGSPPTFADIAEGLGFRSINAAVDHVKALVKKNVIELQAGVARGIRLKDEAKQDGLPVIGRVAAGSPILAQEHVEHHYLVDPNLFSMPADYLLRVRGNSMINAGILDGDLIAVHRTQSVREGQIIIARLQDDVTVKRFHRNGEVVELIAENPEYPPIVVDPRREVLDIEGLCVGVIRSVQ, encoded by the coding sequence ATGGAACGCTTAACCGCTCGTCAACAAGTCGTCCTCGACTTCATTCGCGATTACATTCGTGAAAACGGTAGTCCCCCAACCTTTGCCGATATCGCTGAAGGCCTGGGTTTCCGCTCTATCAATGCCGCTGTGGATCACGTCAAGGCATTGGTCAAGAAAAATGTCATTGAGTTGCAGGCCGGTGTGGCACGTGGCATTCGCCTGAAGGATGAAGCCAAGCAAGATGGCTTGCCTGTCATCGGCCGGGTGGCAGCGGGTTCGCCTATTCTGGCCCAGGAACACGTCGAACACCACTATCTGGTTGACCCTAATCTGTTTTCGATGCCTGCTGATTATCTGCTCCGTGTTCGCGGCAACAGTATGATCAATGCCGGTATTCTGGATGGTGATCTGATTGCAGTGCATCGTACACAAAGCGTACGTGAGGGGCAGATCATCATTGCGCGTTTGCAGGATGATGTCACTGTCAAACGCTTTCACCGCAATGGGGAGGTGGTCGAGCTGATTGCCGAAAACCCGGAATATCCACCAATTGTGGTAGACCCGCGCCGAGAAGTATTGGATATCGAAGGGCTCTGCGTCGGCGTGATCCGCTCAGTGCAGTAA
- a CDS encoding EAL domain-containing protein, giving the protein MRLLNGFLPRLIATMVAPMLLLGILLTTHSLSTQLNDLRQSLRDRGTQLANNLAPACEYGVLSGNVAILDELLRSAAQATDVVSISVRDHQGHELAGIWRRKPTSDEPIARYVATIEHVEITLDDFSNQGSSQSHRIGEVEVVLTQRNMIERRQEMIRHSVLIGIGGILLCCALAWRLSKGFRQPVRALSRAVKRFGAGKLDERVHCISPGELGVLEQGFNRMANAIESAQEHLQERIRHATSQLRHQACHDALTGLINRAEFERRVAQAITYAQEHGSMHAIGYLDLDQFKVVNDTCGHAAGDALLRQLSMVLEQHVPDQAVLARLGGDEFGLLMEHTRIEDAFNLSTDLLDTINRFRFSWEGKSFGVGASVGLAAITRETADLQQVLAHADAACYSAKDNGRNRIQIHQASDADIQRRHGEMHWISRINHALDCHHLRLYYQPIMDVTHHASIDHIEVLLRIADPSGSIISPMAFIPAAERYNLMPTLDRWVVANVFQQLGNWQTTGRIMPTTCAVNLSGMSLGDGELFDFILSHIEQHAIQPARICFEITETAAIINLPQAVDLMQRLRKLGCRFSLDDFGSGVSSMGYLKQLPVDYVKIDGVFVRDIAHDPISRAMVSSINEISHLMGLKTIAEYVDSDAVFNVLKALHVDYAQGYWIAAPRPFDEFSPILTKNSLEIAADTAG; this is encoded by the coding sequence ATGAGACTGCTGAATGGCTTTCTGCCCCGATTGATTGCCACCATGGTGGCACCCATGTTGCTGCTAGGTATCCTGCTGACCACACACTCACTCAGCACCCAGCTCAATGATCTGCGCCAGTCGCTGCGAGATCGTGGCACCCAACTGGCCAATAATCTGGCGCCAGCTTGTGAATATGGCGTCCTGTCTGGCAACGTCGCCATTCTGGATGAGTTGCTTCGCTCTGCTGCGCAAGCAACCGATGTGGTGTCGATAAGCGTTCGGGATCACCAGGGCCATGAGCTGGCTGGCATCTGGCGGCGCAAACCAACATCAGATGAACCGATCGCTCGCTACGTTGCCACCATCGAGCATGTCGAAATCACACTAGATGACTTCTCCAATCAAGGTAGCAGTCAAAGTCATCGTATCGGCGAAGTGGAGGTGGTGTTGACACAGCGCAACATGATCGAACGGCGTCAGGAGATGATCCGCCATTCCGTATTGATCGGCATAGGTGGAATTCTACTTTGCTGTGCATTGGCCTGGCGCCTGTCCAAAGGCTTCCGCCAGCCAGTACGTGCACTGTCACGTGCGGTCAAACGTTTTGGCGCGGGCAAACTGGATGAACGAGTCCATTGTATATCGCCTGGAGAACTGGGCGTACTGGAGCAAGGTTTCAATCGCATGGCCAATGCCATTGAATCAGCACAGGAACACTTGCAAGAGCGAATTCGTCACGCCACCAGCCAACTTCGTCATCAGGCTTGCCACGATGCACTCACCGGCCTGATCAATCGTGCCGAATTTGAACGACGGGTGGCACAAGCCATCACCTATGCTCAGGAACATGGATCGATGCACGCCATTGGCTATCTGGATTTGGATCAGTTCAAGGTCGTGAACGATACGTGTGGCCACGCCGCTGGTGACGCACTACTCAGGCAGCTATCCATGGTGCTGGAGCAGCACGTCCCTGATCAGGCAGTCTTGGCAAGGTTGGGCGGTGACGAATTTGGTCTGCTGATGGAGCACACCCGAATCGAGGATGCCTTCAATCTGTCTACAGATCTGCTGGACACCATCAATCGCTTCCGTTTCAGTTGGGAAGGCAAATCATTTGGTGTCGGTGCCAGTGTAGGCCTGGCCGCGATCACACGTGAAACAGCCGACCTCCAACAAGTATTGGCTCATGCTGATGCCGCCTGTTACAGCGCCAAGGACAACGGTCGCAACCGCATACAGATCCATCAGGCCAGCGATGCCGACATTCAGCGGCGCCACGGTGAAATGCATTGGATCAGTCGCATCAACCATGCGCTGGATTGCCATCACTTGCGACTTTACTACCAACCAATCATGGATGTAACGCACCATGCCTCCATTGATCACATTGAAGTCCTGTTGCGTATTGCCGACCCGAGTGGCTCAATCATCTCTCCGATGGCCTTCATTCCGGCAGCTGAACGTTATAACCTGATGCCAACCCTGGACCGCTGGGTCGTTGCCAATGTGTTCCAGCAATTGGGCAACTGGCAGACAACCGGCCGGATCATGCCTACCACCTGCGCGGTCAATCTATCGGGCATGTCGCTTGGCGATGGCGAACTGTTCGACTTCATTTTGTCTCACATTGAACAACATGCCATTCAGCCGGCCCGCATCTGCTTCGAAATCACCGAAACTGCTGCCATCATCAATCTGCCACAGGCAGTGGACCTGATGCAGCGATTGCGCAAACTGGGTTGCCGGTTCTCATTGGACGATTTTGGTAGTGGCGTATCTTCGATGGGCTACTTGAAACAGCTGCCGGTAGACTATGTCAAAATTGATGGCGTATTTGTACGCGACATTGCCCATGATCCAATCAGCCGTGCCATGGTCTCTTCAATCAACGAAATCAGTCACCTGATGGGGCTCAAGACCATTGCTGAATATGTGGACTCTGACGCTGTCTTCAACGTACTGAAAGCACTACATGTAGATTATGCTCAAGGATACTGGATTGCCGCTCCCAGACCTTTTGACGAATTTTCCCCGATCCTCACGAAAAACAGCCTGGAAATCGCAGCAGATACAGCCGGCTGA
- a CDS encoding ABC transporter substrate binding protein, whose product MLPDLRLLLALLAWLGILSAVRAAPDVLLISSDDTAPYQELMGAFRSSLTKRLEKTEIVTLSRLQATDMLTRQPPRLIVTLGVTATEAMLQNSYRGMHLAVLVPRSTYEKMLAGKTPAEIRNRSAIYLDQPFDRFLTLARLTIPKLERVAVLSSLDTMTQRKTFSSNPRSGVSIAVEPVMNERDLMPSMQRILSDAQALLAIPDNKVYTPRTAELVILTAFRRRVPIIGFSSTFTRAGALCSIYSTPSQIGQQAGEIAGRVLASKTNLPPPQYPQYYSVNVNDQVARALDIDIDPIPLLMDRLRQELGEE is encoded by the coding sequence ATGCTCCCTGACCTGCGCCTGTTACTGGCCCTGCTGGCCTGGCTCGGCATCCTGAGTGCAGTACGAGCCGCACCCGATGTACTCTTGATCAGTAGCGACGACACGGCACCCTATCAGGAATTAATGGGCGCATTTCGTTCCAGCCTGACCAAGCGGCTGGAAAAAACAGAAATCGTTACCCTTTCTCGCCTGCAAGCGACCGACATGCTGACCCGTCAGCCCCCACGCCTGATTGTCACACTCGGCGTAACCGCCACAGAGGCAATGCTGCAAAATAGCTATCGCGGCATGCATCTGGCTGTACTGGTGCCGCGCAGTACCTATGAAAAAATGCTTGCCGGCAAAACGCCAGCAGAAATACGTAACCGAAGCGCCATCTACCTCGACCAACCTTTTGACCGCTTTCTGACACTGGCCAGACTGACCATCCCCAAACTGGAACGGGTAGCAGTATTAAGCAGCCTGGACACCATGACGCAGCGTAAAACGTTCTCCAGCAATCCACGCAGCGGCGTATCGATTGCCGTCGAGCCAGTCATGAACGAGCGCGATCTGATGCCATCCATGCAGCGTATTCTATCGGATGCCCAAGCACTGCTTGCAATCCCGGACAACAAAGTCTATACGCCACGAACGGCAGAGTTGGTCATCCTGACGGCTTTTCGCCGCCGCGTACCAATCATTGGCTTCTCCAGCACCTTTACCCGAGCTGGTGCGTTATGCTCAATTTATTCAACACCCAGCCAGATTGGCCAGCAGGCAGGCGAAATCGCCGGGCGGGTACTAGCCAGCAAAACCAACCTGCCACCACCGCAATACCCACAGTACTATTCCGTGAACGTCAACGATCAAGTTGCACGGGCGCTGGATATCGATATTGATCCGATTCCATTACTGATGGATCGGTTACGCCAGGAACTGGGGGAAGAATGA
- a CDS encoding TonB-dependent receptor, giving the protein MTLALRLFTAVGLVLAAPYADASEEKPLSEQDFLFNLPPVLSASRLVQPIEHVPAAITVIDREQLERAGLRQLPDILRLVPGMIVGNLDGNQPAASYHGLGDQYARRMQILVDGRPVYSPMFGGVDWIDLPLTIQDIDRIEVVRGPNAATHGANAFLGVISIITRHATETQGWSAASTVGQYQRQSFRYGGQATNVFYRVTLARDMDDGFDKVRDSRHYRYLSTRADIRLSDQDTLALHGGLIDGKREAGFENEAINTPHHEYHRSYVGQIQWVHQLGDDSAINLQAYTQNRHFRKQTHTLPIAIGPIPPQQYEITANLDQETRSELELAHTLSPLSSLRLAWGGSLRNELVRATGYISGPSSKVSNQLRRGFADAVWQPNPFWSLHAGLMTERDRLAGNSTSPRVALNLQPWRGHTFRFSESRATRNPALFEQRGDFSIQINDTRIRFILTDQNLSTERIRSRDIGYLLQWPDKRLNVDIRLFDDRIDQLVNLTKRADRNQPNYFRNESGIRVRGADIQLAWLPIQSVDLRASYARNLTRALSDSTPDELTESVPHYTFTGAVGWRHGPITGHLSYFRVGKMVWMWEGDRIRDIHRWDASVSYSARIARLNGKLAMSVQNLTDSRHMDFFKDNLARRTTAVTLSLDY; this is encoded by the coding sequence ATGACCTTAGCGCTGCGCCTGTTTACCGCCGTTGGTTTGGTGCTTGCCGCGCCTTACGCCGATGCCAGTGAAGAGAAGCCGTTGTCGGAACAGGATTTCCTATTCAATCTACCACCTGTTTTATCTGCATCACGCTTGGTTCAACCCATTGAACATGTACCTGCCGCCATCACCGTAATTGATCGCGAACAACTGGAACGCGCTGGGTTGCGTCAGCTACCTGACATCCTCCGATTAGTGCCGGGCATGATTGTCGGGAACCTGGATGGCAACCAACCTGCTGCCAGTTATCACGGCCTGGGTGATCAATACGCGCGACGCATGCAGATATTGGTTGATGGCCGCCCTGTCTATTCTCCGATGTTTGGTGGCGTGGATTGGATTGATTTGCCTTTAACCATACAGGACATCGACAGGATTGAAGTGGTACGCGGCCCCAATGCCGCCACCCATGGCGCAAATGCCTTTCTGGGTGTCATCAGCATCATCACGCGCCATGCCACCGAAACACAAGGCTGGTCGGCTGCAAGTACAGTGGGTCAGTATCAGCGGCAGTCATTTCGCTATGGCGGGCAAGCTACCAATGTGTTTTATCGAGTCACGCTGGCGCGCGATATGGATGACGGTTTTGACAAGGTACGGGATAGCAGACATTACCGCTACCTCTCCACGAGGGCAGACATCCGTCTTAGCGATCAGGATACACTCGCCCTGCATGGTGGTTTGATAGATGGCAAGCGGGAAGCTGGCTTCGAGAATGAGGCAATTAACACACCACATCACGAATATCACCGTAGCTATGTTGGCCAGATTCAATGGGTACATCAGCTTGGTGACGATAGTGCAATCAATTTACAGGCCTACACCCAGAACCGGCATTTCCGCAAACAGACTCATACACTACCCATCGCAATTGGCCCCATTCCACCACAACAATATGAGATCACCGCCAATCTGGATCAGGAAACACGCTCGGAGCTGGAACTGGCCCACACGCTGAGCCCGTTGTCCAGCCTACGTTTGGCTTGGGGTGGCAGTTTGCGCAATGAATTGGTACGTGCGACCGGCTATATTTCCGGCCCCAGCAGCAAAGTCAGCAACCAACTTCGACGCGGCTTTGCAGATGCTGTCTGGCAGCCCAACCCATTCTGGTCGTTGCATGCAGGGTTGATGACTGAGCGAGACCGATTGGCTGGTAACAGCACGTCTCCCCGTGTGGCCCTGAATCTGCAGCCCTGGCGCGGACATACGTTTCGATTCAGCGAATCCCGCGCCACGCGGAACCCAGCTTTGTTTGAACAACGTGGAGACTTTAGCATCCAGATCAACGATACGCGCATTCGCTTCATTCTGACCGACCAGAATCTCAGCACTGAACGCATCCGCAGTCGTGACATCGGCTATTTGCTGCAGTGGCCCGACAAACGGCTGAACGTAGATATCCGACTATTTGATGATCGGATTGATCAACTGGTCAATCTAACCAAGCGGGCGGATCGCAACCAGCCTAATTACTTTCGCAACGAATCGGGTATTCGTGTCCGGGGGGCCGATATACAGCTGGCCTGGCTGCCCATCCAATCAGTCGACCTGCGTGCCAGTTATGCGCGCAATCTGACTCGCGCCTTGTCCGACAGCACACCAGATGAACTGACGGAGTCGGTGCCACATTACACGTTTACCGGTGCGGTGGGCTGGCGACACGGCCCGATTACCGGTCATCTCAGCTACTTTCGTGTCGGCAAGATGGTCTGGATGTGGGAAGGAGATCGGATTCGCGATATCCATCGCTGGGATGCAAGCGTGAGCTACTCGGCCCGAATCGCCCGGCTGAATGGAAAACTGGCCATGTCCGTACAGAACCTGACCGATAGCCGCCACATGGACTTCTTCAAAGATAATTTGGCCCGCCGAACCACAGCGGTCACACTTAGCCTGGACTATTGA
- a CDS encoding transporter substrate-binding domain-containing protein — MNRNWMAGLLLGLALQSIAATGKQSINLIFVDVDSTPFLVGRGDRVANPPGLAVELIQQAVAAAGYQLQLQRLPQLRMLRALEEGKVDGAFIFSYTPERAQLYVYPMIEGQPDPNFRVTHISYRLYRLKGSRVTWDGQKFEGMAHPVGVNTGWVMANTLRDKGLAVDDGGRGYPENFSKLKLGRISAYATLEPSAESYLKSTGMADQFEKVGPPLQDKDYFLLFSKRFMSESPDVARRIWQMLAQVREKQEAALFQKYEDVAPQ, encoded by the coding sequence GTGAATCGAAACTGGATGGCAGGTCTGCTGCTTGGTTTGGCCCTGCAATCGATTGCCGCGACTGGGAAGCAATCCATCAACCTGATCTTCGTCGATGTGGATTCCACTCCCTTCCTGGTTGGACGCGGAGATCGTGTGGCCAATCCACCGGGATTGGCGGTGGAATTGATCCAGCAGGCTGTTGCTGCCGCAGGTTATCAGTTGCAGTTGCAACGCCTTCCCCAATTGCGAATGTTAAGGGCGTTGGAAGAAGGTAAGGTCGATGGTGCGTTCATCTTTTCCTATACCCCTGAACGAGCGCAGCTCTATGTCTATCCAATGATAGAAGGGCAGCCGGACCCAAATTTCCGAGTTACGCATATCAGCTATCGCCTGTATCGATTAAAAGGAAGTCGCGTTACCTGGGACGGGCAGAAATTCGAAGGAATGGCGCATCCTGTAGGTGTCAATACCGGCTGGGTGATGGCCAATACACTGCGTGACAAGGGCTTGGCTGTGGACGATGGTGGGCGAGGCTATCCGGAAAATTTCAGCAAGCTCAAACTAGGTCGGATTTCAGCCTATGCCACGCTGGAGCCTTCTGCGGAAAGCTATCTGAAAAGCACAGGTATGGCCGATCAATTTGAGAAAGTCGGTCCGCCACTGCAGGATAAGGACTACTTTCTGCTATTCAGCAAACGGTTCATGAGTGAATCACCTGATGTGGCCAGACGAATCTGGCAAATGCTTGCACAGGTTAGAGAAAAGCAGGAGGCTGCACTGTTCCAGAAGTATGAGGACGTGGCGCCCCAGTAA